The genome window CAAGGGGGCTCCGAAAGCACAATACAGTCCCCCTGCCCACCGGAGGCTTGTCTCGTCGGGAACCGTCGTAAGGATTGCGTGTCCGAGCGCGGACACCGTGCTGCATGCCCCCTCACCAACCCGCGAGGATTCCAGAGCGGGCGGTGAGTCCTCGACGCCGGTTCCACAAAGGGGAGGTCCGTTGTGTCCCACGGTTCCTCATGGAAGCGCCTCCGGCGGCAAGGGGGTGAGACCCCCTTGACCCCGGCTGCCGTAGCACGTTGGGTTTGAGGGAACATAGCCGTGCCGGCAAGGACGTTGGACGATATCCTTTAGCACTTCCCAGTCGAGAGTCAGTCAGAGTCGAAAAGATGCGTTTCACCAAGATGCACGGGGCGGGCAATGACTACGTCTATGTCAATTGCTTCGCCGAGCCGGTTCCCGCCGATATCCCCGCCACCGCGATCGCCGTCAGCGACCGCCACTTCGGGATCGGCGGCGACGGCCTCGTCCTGATCGGGCCGTCCGATAAGGCGGACGCCCGGATGCGGATGTTCAACGCCGACGGGAGCGAGGCCGAAATGTGCGGCAACGCCGTCCGGTGTGTCGCCAAGTTCGTCCACGACCACGGCATCTGCCGGAAGGACGAACTCCGGATCGAAACGGGGCGCGGCGTCCTCACGCTCCAGCTGCTTGTCGAAGGAGGGAGCGTCCATCGCGTCCGCGTCAACATGTCGTCGCCGATCCTCAGGAGTGCCGACATCCCGACAACGCTCCCCGGCGATCCACCGGTCCGGGCGCCGCTCGAAGTCGCGGGCCGCAAGCTGGAAGTGACCTGCGTCTCGATGGGGAATCCCCACTGCGTCACGTTCGTCGACCAGATCACCGACGAATGGGTCCACGGCGTCGGCCCGCAGATCGAGAAGCACCCCG of Planctomyces sp. SH-PL14 contains these proteins:
- the dapF gene encoding diaminopimelate epimerase, yielding MRFTKMHGAGNDYVYVNCFAEPVPADIPATAIAVSDRHFGIGGDGLVLIGPSDKADARMRMFNADGSEAEMCGNAVRCVAKFVHDHGICRKDELRIETGRGVLTLQLLVEGGSVHRVRVNMSSPILRSADIPTTLPGDPPVRAPLEVAGRKLEVTCVSMGNPHCVTFVDQITDEWVHGVGPQIEKHPAFPRKINAEFVQVLSRSEINMRVWERGSGETLACGTGACASAVAAILNGLCDRTVLCHLPGGDLTLEWSEGGDVFMTGPATEVFSGVWNPSGAVR